A window from Flavobacterium gyeonganense encodes these proteins:
- a CDS encoding heavy metal translocating P-type ATPase — MKNKLRNNTEQSFCCAHSEKAYGNAGIKGTTKNHSAHDGHEHSGHSHDDGHDHGNMEGDMFKIFLLPFLSFMLLIAAIVMDNWISQSWFAGSVRLGWYLVAYLIVGYVVIKDAIMSIIRGDIFSEFLLMSIATIGAFSIGEYPEGVAVMLFYGVGEIFQTLAVSRAQRNIKSLLDQRPDEVTILVDGKPKVIKAADAYIGDVVQLKPGEKLGLDGELLTDSASFNTAALTGESKPDTKTKGQTVLAGMINLNVAAQVKVTTAYTESKLSRILELVQHATSQKAPTELFIRKFAKIYTPIVVFLAAGICFLPYFFTDNYDFNTWLYKALVFLVISCPCALVISIPLGYFGGIGAASRNGILFKGSNFLDVMASIQNVVMDKTGTMTEGVFKVQETVFKPEFDKHEILKMVNAVESQSSHPVATAIHQYVCEPDSSIKIESTEEIAGHGLKALIDGKELLAGNFKLMDKFGISYDVDTSSIVYTTIAVAFDKKFVGYITIADSIKEDSRKTIELLNKLNVKATMLSGDKSAVVKFVADKLGIDNSFGDLLPEDKVNKVKEIKAKMGTVAFVGDGVNDAPVVALSDVGIAMGGLGSDATIETADVVIQDDKPSKIPLAICIGKQTKKIVWQNITLAFVVKAGVLILGAGGLATMWEAVFADVGVALLAILNAVRIQKMRF; from the coding sequence ATGAAAAATAAACTTCGCAATAATACAGAACAATCCTTTTGCTGTGCACATTCTGAAAAAGCTTACGGAAACGCTGGTATAAAAGGAACAACAAAAAACCATTCGGCTCATGATGGTCATGAACATTCGGGACACAGTCATGATGACGGGCATGACCATGGCAATATGGAAGGAGATATGTTTAAAATATTTCTTTTACCTTTTTTGTCTTTCATGCTTTTGATTGCCGCAATTGTCATGGATAACTGGATTTCTCAGTCGTGGTTTGCAGGATCAGTAAGACTAGGATGGTATCTTGTGGCCTACTTAATTGTGGGTTATGTAGTTATAAAAGATGCAATAATGAGTATTATTCGGGGAGACATTTTTTCAGAATTTTTGTTAATGAGCATTGCGACTATTGGGGCATTTAGTATCGGAGAATATCCTGAAGGGGTGGCTGTAATGCTTTTTTATGGAGTAGGCGAGATTTTTCAGACACTTGCTGTTTCAAGAGCTCAGAGAAATATTAAAAGCCTGTTAGACCAAAGGCCTGATGAAGTTACTATTCTGGTTGATGGAAAACCAAAAGTAATAAAAGCAGCAGATGCTTATATTGGAGATGTAGTTCAGTTAAAACCCGGAGAAAAATTAGGGCTTGACGGTGAACTTTTGACAGATAGTGCTTCATTCAATACCGCTGCCCTGACCGGAGAAAGCAAACCTGATACCAAAACAAAAGGACAAACAGTTTTGGCCGGAATGATCAATCTTAATGTAGCAGCTCAGGTTAAAGTGACTACAGCTTATACAGAGAGTAAACTCAGCAGAATTCTGGAGCTGGTACAGCATGCAACTTCACAAAAAGCACCAACAGAATTATTTATCAGAAAGTTTGCAAAAATTTATACTCCTATTGTGGTATTCCTTGCAGCCGGAATTTGTTTTCTGCCTTATTTTTTTACAGATAATTACGATTTTAATACCTGGTTATACAAAGCGCTGGTATTTTTAGTTATTTCCTGTCCTTGTGCTTTGGTTATTTCAATTCCGCTTGGTTATTTTGGAGGAATCGGTGCAGCGAGCCGTAATGGAATTTTATTTAAAGGCAGCAATTTCTTAGATGTGATGGCCAGTATTCAAAATGTGGTAATGGATAAAACCGGCACTATGACCGAAGGGGTTTTTAAAGTTCAGGAAACTGTCTTTAAACCTGAGTTTGACAAGCATGAAATACTAAAGATGGTGAATGCTGTTGAAAGCCAAAGCTCGCATCCTGTCGCAACGGCTATTCATCAATATGTTTGTGAACCAGACAGTTCAATAAAAATTGAAAGTACCGAAGAAATTGCCGGACACGGACTAAAAGCGCTCATTGATGGTAAAGAACTTCTGGCGGGTAATTTCAAGCTGATGGATAAATTTGGTATTAGCTATGATGTCGATACTTCTTCAATTGTGTATACCACTATTGCTGTTGCTTTTGACAAAAAGTTTGTGGGTTACATTACGATTGCAGACAGCATAAAAGAAGATTCCCGGAAAACCATAGAACTGTTGAATAAATTAAATGTAAAAGCTACAATGCTAAGTGGCGATAAAAGTGCTGTAGTGAAGTTTGTGGCTGATAAATTAGGAATTGATAACTCATTTGGTGATCTGCTTCCTGAAGATAAAGTTAATAAGGTCAAAGAAATTAAAGCAAAGATGGGGACAGTTGCTTTTGTGGGAGACGGTGTTAACGATGCGCCCGTAGTAGCTCTTAGTGACGTAGGAATAGCAATGGGCGGACTCGGAAGCGACGCTACTATTGAAACTGCTGATGTGGTAATTCAGGATGATAAGCCTTCTAAAATACCATTAGCTATTTGTATTGGAAAACAAACAAAAAAAATAGTCTGGCAGAATATAACTTTGGCATTTGTAGTAAAAGCGGGAGTCCTTATTTTGGGAGCAGGAGGACTGGCAACAATGTGGGAAGCCGTTTTTGCCGATGTTGGGGTTGCTCTGCTGGCGATCTTAAATGCAGTAAGAATTCAAAAAATGCGATTCTGA
- a CDS encoding Fur family transcriptional regulator, with protein MKKSTEDVFKDKDIRLTTMRILIYEYLETVTAALSLAEIEKYFHKADKVTIYRTLQTFLEKGLVHKILDENTTKYKLCAEICSQENHKDMHLHFYCKKCHETTCKDEIVFPENIDSRLQIDEIQILAKGICDKCLK; from the coding sequence ATGAAAAAATCGACTGAGGATGTTTTTAAGGATAAAGATATTCGTTTAACTACAATGCGTATCTTAATTTATGAATATCTGGAAACCGTTACAGCTGCTTTATCGCTGGCTGAAATTGAGAAATATTTTCATAAAGCAGATAAAGTAACTATATATCGAACACTACAGACCTTTCTGGAAAAAGGTTTGGTTCATAAAATTCTGGATGAAAATACCACAAAGTATAAACTTTGTGCAGAAATATGCAGTCAGGAAAATCATAAGGACATGCATTTGCATTTTTATTGTAAAAAGTGCCATGAAACTACCTGTAAGGATGAAATTGTTTTTCCTGAGAACATCGATTCCAGGCTGCAGATTGATGAAATTCAGATTCTGGCCAAAGGAATATGCGATAAATGTTTAAAATAG
- a CDS encoding efflux RND transporter periplasmic adaptor subunit encodes MKVKIKILIAVAATFSLISCQQKNNKNAAETEKSGAIEEKHEEEAATIATLTQEQINSVGITLGTIENKNLTASIKANGALRVPNNNKANATSLYGGVIKSLKVQLGDHVRKGQVIATIENPQFIQLQEEYLTIGSKMILADQELRRQKELQEGNAGALKNLQSATAEVNSLRARKASLQKQIQLMGINPAGISASGLKSALTVTSPVSGTVSSEFAKIGSYVDVSSPVVEIVDNSLIHLDLQVFEKDLPMVKIGQTVNFTLTNNPSTSYTAKVFNIGSSFENESKTVAIHCTVTGNKTGLIDGMNITAMISIGNALTAAVPNDAIAEADGKYYIFAKTNKKPKMHDEHGEDGESGEKHNEEKEKEIASNSVNFEKIEVSKGVSELGYTAITPVKEIPEGTKIVTKGTFFVNAKLSNSGEHEH; translated from the coding sequence ATGAAAGTCAAAATAAAAATTCTAATTGCTGTTGCTGCTACTTTTTCCTTGATTAGCTGTCAACAAAAAAATAATAAAAATGCTGCTGAAACTGAAAAATCCGGTGCAATAGAAGAGAAACACGAAGAAGAAGCGGCTACTATTGCCACTCTGACACAGGAGCAAATTAATTCTGTAGGAATTACGCTTGGAACTATTGAAAATAAAAACCTGACTGCTTCGATTAAGGCAAACGGAGCCTTGCGGGTTCCTAATAACAATAAAGCAAATGCAACTTCATTGTACGGTGGCGTGATTAAATCGCTCAAAGTACAATTGGGAGATCACGTACGCAAAGGGCAGGTTATTGCTACAATCGAAAATCCGCAGTTTATTCAGCTTCAGGAAGAATATCTGACTATTGGAAGTAAAATGATACTGGCAGACCAGGAGTTGAGACGTCAGAAAGAGCTTCAGGAAGGAAATGCGGGCGCTTTAAAAAACCTGCAAAGTGCTACGGCTGAAGTGAATTCACTTCGCGCACGAAAAGCATCACTTCAAAAACAAATTCAGCTTATGGGAATAAATCCGGCAGGAATTAGTGCTTCGGGTTTAAAATCAGCACTGACCGTCACAAGTCCTGTAAGTGGAACAGTAAGCAGTGAGTTTGCCAAAATCGGAAGTTACGTAGATGTTTCTTCCCCGGTAGTTGAAATTGTAGATAACAGCCTTATTCATCTTGATCTTCAGGTTTTCGAAAAAGATCTTCCGATGGTAAAAATAGGACAAACAGTAAATTTTACCTTAACCAACAATCCCTCTACATCCTATACGGCAAAAGTATTTAATATTGGCTCGTCATTTGAGAACGAAAGCAAAACAGTTGCTATCCATTGTACAGTTACAGGAAATAAAACAGGACTTATAGACGGAATGAATATCACTGCCATGATCAGTATCGGAAATGCTTTGACTGCTGCTGTTCCAAATGATGCCATTGCTGAGGCAGATGGAAAATATTACATTTTTGCCAAAACGAATAAAAAACCGAAAATGCATGATGAACATGGGGAGGATGGTGAATCCGGTGAGAAACATAATGAAGAAAAAGAAAAGGAAATAGCTTCCAATAGTGTGAATTTTGAAAAAATTGAAGTTTCAAAGGGAGTTTCAGAATTAGGTTACACAGCAATTACACCTGTCAAAGAAATTCCGGAAGGAACTAAAATTGTCACGAAAGGTACCTTTTTTGTCAATGCAAAACTAAGTAATTCAGGGGAACACGAACATTAA
- a CDS encoding CusA/CzcA family heavy metal efflux RND transporter, which produces MLDNIIKFSIKNKIVIGLMTLLLIIWGVWSATKLSIDAVPDITNNQVQIFTSCPTLAGQEVEQLVTFPIEQSIATVPKIQEIRSISRFGLSVITVVFDDDTDIYFARQLINERLKEAQDQIPQGAGIPKMAPVSTGLGEVYQYIIHPKKGSKHKYNAKDLRTMQDWIVARQLYGTPGIAEVNSFGGELKQYEVAVNPDRLKAMGVSIPDIFAALEKNNQNTGGAYIDKKPNAYFIRGIGLVTSLDDVKKIVVKNTGAAPIYVSDVAEVRFGKAVRYGALTYNGEVDAVGGVVLMLKGENSNEVVKRIKEKLPTIQKSLPDDVTIEPFLDRTDLVGRAISTVETNLVEGALIVIFVLVLFLGNLRAGLIVASAIPLAMLFALGMMNVFGVSANLMSLGAIDFGLIVDGAVIVVEATLHHLGMRKTMRSLTQEEMDEEVFQSASKIRTSAAFGEIIILIVYIPILTLVGVEGKMFRPMAQTVGFAIFGALILSLTYIPMMCALFLSKKPNHKENFSDKMMQKLQSMYQPLLQKVINIKCAVVGFTSFLFVIAILCFIRMGGEFIPQLQEGDYAFHCILPQGSSLNQSIETSMQASRIIKQFDEVKMVVGKTGAAEVPTDPMPPEATDLMVVLKPQKEWKSGRDYNELADAITEKLEVIPGVFFEKNQPIQMRFNELMTGIRQDVAVKIFGENIDTLSVYAKGVSKVIQSVEGATSPQVERVSGLPQINIEYDRTRIANYGLTIQDVNDVVSTAFAGKSAGQVYENERRFDLVVRLDSIHRSGIDDVSNLMIPTNTGNQIPLSQVANVNYKLGPAQISREAGKRRIVVGFNVSGRDVQSVVEDIQKKLSQKVKLPPGYYFTYGGQFENLQKANARLMIAVPVSLLLIFALLYFTFRSFKQAILIFTAIPMSAIGGIFALMLRGMPFSISAGIGFIALFGVAVLNGIVLIGTFNQLEKEGMKNIFERVKEGTMTRLRPVLMTATVASLGFLPMAISSSAGAEVQKPLATVVIGGLITATFLTLFVLPLLYIIFNSKFNFNGKFKMGNATVIMLLCLAGLGSANAQERISMDQAVEMALKNNQQIGINEAEIRTAGLNVKTAVDIPKTGIFAENEDLRPSDNTGILKIGISQAIAWPGLYAARKDYFNEQLKYAELNTSLLNATIKKDVRTAYYKLWYLQDKQLLYKRLDSIYTLLFKTAEVRLKAGDVAALDKIAADAKLQELKAFSDQNKKDMTVQQQQLMMLLNQNEWLLPLEIPLGKADVVLTENNGAHPLLVLQEQNVKIAESNISVQRNSNMPEFSGRVFSQRLWGANDPYTGFSATASFPLFGAGYARNKVKAASAEKDVQEKSLLYQTQQMQTQKASAIAEIEKNLSLLNYYETTGLKQAEEIIKASTLSYRSGEISFAELGQFLSQAVGIRQNYLDILNQYNQSAVQFNYFNNK; this is translated from the coding sequence GTGTTAGATAACATAATCAAATTCAGTATAAAGAACAAAATCGTTATTGGTTTAATGACTTTGCTTTTGATAATTTGGGGCGTATGGAGCGCCACTAAATTATCAATTGATGCCGTACCTGACATCACAAACAATCAGGTTCAGATCTTTACAAGCTGTCCAACACTGGCGGGACAGGAAGTGGAGCAATTAGTGACTTTTCCAATTGAACAAAGTATAGCTACTGTTCCAAAAATTCAGGAAATCAGAAGTATTTCAAGATTCGGACTTTCGGTAATAACCGTAGTTTTTGATGATGATACTGATATCTATTTTGCAAGACAGCTTATCAACGAAAGACTAAAGGAAGCACAGGATCAAATTCCCCAAGGCGCCGGCATACCAAAAATGGCTCCGGTAAGTACGGGACTCGGAGAAGTCTATCAGTATATTATTCACCCTAAAAAAGGAAGCAAGCATAAATATAATGCAAAAGATCTTCGCACGATGCAGGACTGGATTGTAGCCAGACAATTATACGGTACACCCGGAATTGCAGAGGTAAACAGTTTCGGTGGTGAATTGAAACAGTATGAAGTTGCCGTTAATCCGGACAGGTTAAAAGCAATGGGAGTGAGTATTCCGGATATTTTCGCCGCACTTGAGAAAAACAATCAGAATACCGGAGGAGCCTACATTGACAAAAAACCTAACGCTTATTTTATCAGAGGAATAGGTCTTGTTACTTCATTGGATGATGTAAAAAAGATCGTGGTAAAAAATACTGGAGCTGCACCAATTTATGTGAGTGATGTCGCCGAAGTTAGATTTGGAAAAGCAGTTCGATACGGAGCTTTAACGTATAACGGAGAAGTTGATGCCGTGGGTGGAGTAGTCCTGATGCTAAAAGGTGAAAATAGTAATGAAGTTGTAAAACGAATCAAAGAAAAACTACCCACTATTCAAAAATCGCTTCCGGATGATGTCACAATCGAACCTTTTCTCGATCGTACGGATTTGGTAGGAAGAGCCATCAGCACAGTAGAGACAAACCTTGTAGAGGGAGCTTTGATTGTGATTTTTGTTTTGGTCTTATTTTTAGGAAATCTGAGGGCAGGTTTAATTGTTGCCTCAGCGATTCCGTTAGCAATGCTATTTGCTTTGGGAATGATGAATGTTTTTGGTGTAAGTGCCAATTTAATGTCACTTGGGGCGATTGATTTCGGACTTATTGTCGATGGAGCTGTAATTGTTGTAGAAGCAACATTGCACCATTTAGGAATGCGAAAAACAATGAGAAGTCTGACACAGGAAGAAATGGACGAAGAAGTTTTTCAGTCGGCTTCTAAAATACGAACCAGCGCCGCATTTGGGGAAATTATTATTTTGATCGTTTACATTCCGATTCTGACGCTGGTTGGTGTTGAAGGAAAAATGTTTCGTCCGATGGCGCAGACTGTGGGTTTTGCGATTTTTGGAGCTTTGATTTTGTCTCTGACTTACATCCCGATGATGTGTGCTTTATTCTTATCTAAAAAACCAAATCATAAAGAAAATTTTAGTGATAAAATGATGCAGAAACTACAAAGTATGTATCAGCCATTACTTCAAAAAGTCATAAACATTAAATGTGCTGTAGTGGGTTTCACCAGTTTTTTATTTGTGATTGCTATTTTATGTTTTATCAGAATGGGAGGAGAATTTATTCCGCAGCTTCAGGAAGGTGACTATGCGTTTCACTGTATTCTTCCACAGGGAAGTTCCTTAAACCAAAGTATCGAAACTTCGATGCAGGCATCCCGAATTATCAAACAATTTGATGAAGTAAAAATGGTTGTCGGAAAAACCGGAGCCGCAGAAGTCCCAACAGATCCGATGCCTCCTGAGGCAACCGATTTGATGGTTGTCTTAAAACCTCAAAAAGAATGGAAATCTGGCAGGGATTATAATGAACTGGCTGATGCCATTACCGAAAAGCTGGAAGTTATCCCGGGGGTTTTCTTTGAAAAAAACCAACCGATCCAGATGCGTTTTAATGAACTCATGACGGGAATTAGACAGGATGTTGCCGTTAAGATTTTCGGTGAAAATATTGACACACTTTCGGTTTATGCAAAAGGAGTCAGTAAAGTTATTCAGAGTGTGGAAGGCGCAACTTCTCCACAAGTTGAAAGAGTGAGTGGTTTGCCACAAATCAATATCGAATACGACAGAACCCGTATTGCTAATTATGGTCTGACAATCCAGGACGTAAATGACGTAGTCAGTACAGCATTTGCAGGAAAAAGCGCGGGTCAGGTTTATGAAAATGAAAGACGTTTTGACCTTGTTGTTCGTCTGGACAGCATTCACAGAAGTGGAATTGACGATGTAAGCAATTTGATGATTCCGACCAATACAGGAAATCAGATTCCGCTTTCTCAGGTTGCAAATGTCAATTATAAATTAGGACCAGCACAAATAAGCCGTGAAGCAGGAAAACGCCGAATAGTAGTAGGATTTAATGTTTCAGGTCGTGACGTTCAAAGCGTTGTTGAGGATATTCAGAAGAAATTATCGCAAAAAGTAAAATTGCCACCTGGATATTATTTCACGTATGGAGGTCAGTTTGAAAATCTTCAAAAGGCAAATGCACGTTTGATGATTGCGGTTCCGGTTTCGCTGCTTTTGATTTTCGCATTATTGTATTTTACATTCCGTTCTTTCAAACAAGCCATTTTGATATTTACCGCAATTCCGATGAGTGCCATTGGTGGAATTTTCGCTTTAATGCTTCGCGGAATGCCATTTAGCATCAGCGCTGGAATCGGATTTATTGCATTATTTGGCGTTGCCGTATTGAATGGAATCGTTTTGATTGGAACTTTCAACCAGCTCGAAAAAGAAGGCATGAAAAATATTTTTGAAAGAGTAAAAGAAGGAACAATGACCAGACTTCGTCCCGTATTGATGACCGCGACAGTAGCTTCATTAGGATTTTTGCCAATGGCAATTAGCAGCAGTGCGGGAGCAGAGGTACAGAAACCTTTGGCAACCGTAGTAATTGGCGGATTGATAACCGCTACGTTTTTGACCTTATTTGTACTGCCTTTGTTGTATATTATTTTTAATTCTAAATTCAATTTTAATGGAAAATTTAAAATGGGAAATGCAACAGTTATAATGCTCCTTTGTCTGGCAGGTTTAGGATCTGCAAATGCACAGGAAAGGATTTCAATGGATCAGGCGGTAGAAATGGCTTTAAAAAACAATCAGCAGATTGGAATCAATGAAGCTGAAATTCGAACTGCCGGACTAAATGTAAAAACGGCTGTTGATATTCCAAAGACCGGAATATTTGCAGAGAATGAAGATCTCCGGCCTTCTGATAATACGGGAATATTAAAAATCGGAATTTCACAAGCTATTGCATGGCCGGGTCTTTACGCAGCACGAAAAGACTATTTTAACGAGCAGTTAAAATATGCCGAATTAAATACCAGCCTTTTAAATGCCACAATTAAAAAAGATGTGCGAACGGCTTATTATAAATTGTGGTACCTGCAGGACAAACAGTTACTGTACAAACGTCTGGACAGTATTTATACATTGCTTTTTAAAACGGCAGAAGTTCGTTTGAAAGCAGGCGATGTAGCAGCATTGGACAAAATTGCCGCCGATGCAAAACTGCAGGAACTAAAAGCTTTTTCGGACCAGAATAAAAAGGATATGACCGTTCAGCAGCAACAGTTAATGATGCTTTTGAATCAGAATGAATGGCTGCTTCCTTTAGAAATTCCGTTAGGAAAAGCAGATGTTGTTCTAACTGAAAATAATGGTGCTCATCCGCTTTTGGTGCTTCAGGAACAAAATGTAAAAATTGCCGAATCGAATATTTCTGTTCAGAGAAATAGCAATATGCCGGAATTTTCAGGAAGGGTTTTCAGTCAGCGGTTATGGGGAGCAAATGATCCTTATACGGGATTTTCGGCAACGGCATCTTTTCCGTTATTTGGAGCAGGTTATGCGCGTAACAAAGTAAAAGCGGCTTCGGCAGAGAAAGACGTGCAGGAAAAAAGTCTGCTTTATCAGACACAGCAAATGCAGACACAGAAAGCTTCTGCAATTGCAGAAATAGAAAAGAATCTGTCCTTGCTGAATTATTATGAAACTACCGGATTAAAACAGGCAGAAGAAATCATAAAAGCTTCTACATTAAGTTACAGATCAGGTGAAATTAGTTTTGCAGAGTTGGGACAGTTTCTAAGTCAGGCAGTAGGAATACGGCAGAATTATTTGGATATTCTAAATCAGTACAATCAATCTGCTGTTCAGTTTAATTACTTTAATAATAAATAA
- a CDS encoding DUF6660 family protein, translating to MKWKTTILLIYILGLLLVPCSDVYNNCSDSISYQKEVFHNHSEDHDDHCTPFCQCSCCSVSVVKFSFKMPEFNFQQAVIILKKIVIKDCQIISTYSGSIWEPPKFFA from the coding sequence ATGAAATGGAAAACAACAATATTATTAATCTATATCCTGGGACTTCTTTTAGTTCCGTGTAGTGATGTTTATAATAATTGTTCAGACTCTATATCGTATCAGAAAGAGGTATTCCATAACCATAGTGAGGATCATGATGATCATTGTACCCCATTTTGCCAATGCTCTTGCTGTAGTGTTTCGGTTGTTAAATTTAGTTTTAAAATGCCGGAATTTAATTTTCAGCAAGCCGTTATTATCCTTAAAAAAATAGTTATAAAAGACTGCCAGATTATTTCCACATACTCCGGAAGTATATGGGAACCTCCTAAATTTTTCGCTTAA
- a CDS encoding DUF4255 domain-containing protein: MIFEVIQIITEQVNNYLDEIGLDKSVVAENIAFLESQNDEVSKALKDGVALTLINLDEETTLKNFPNHTIKNEKTIYKNSIINLNLYLLFSANRDFYVNSLNDISKIIEFFQGKKLFTQANTIYNRNSITMSNVDNFRFTVELYTPTFEELNYIWGTLGGKQLPSALYKVSMIQIERNIAQAEGQLISKVKGTTKTKEQL, from the coding sequence ATGATTTTCGAAGTAATTCAGATTATTACGGAACAAGTAAACAACTATCTCGATGAAATTGGGCTGGATAAATCTGTTGTTGCTGAAAACATTGCTTTTTTAGAATCACAAAATGACGAAGTTTCTAAGGCTTTAAAAGATGGAGTTGCACTTACTTTAATCAATTTGGATGAAGAAACAACTTTGAAAAACTTTCCAAATCATACAATTAAAAACGAAAAAACAATTTATAAAAACAGTATTATCAATTTAAATCTGTACTTACTATTTAGTGCCAATAGAGACTTTTACGTCAATTCTCTTAATGATATTTCAAAAATTATTGAGTTTTTTCAAGGAAAAAAACTTTTTACGCAGGCCAATACTATTTATAACAGAAACAGCATTACGATGAGCAATGTGGACAACTTCAGATTTACAGTTGAACTCTACACCCCCACTTTTGAAGAATTAAATTATATCTGGGGGACATTGGGCGGCAAGCAGCTTCCATCGGCTTTATATAAAGTCAGTATGATACAAATTGAACGCAATATTGCACAAGCTGAAGGACAGCTTATCAGTAAAGTAAAAGGGACAACCAAAACAAAAGAACAGTTATGA